The sequence GAAGGAAGTTGTAcagtgagtggggctggggtgtggtggctgttggagggtagggagtctctcagtggagctgggctgggttgtgCGGTGGGGGTAGCAGGGAAGGAAGTTGTacagggggtggagctggggtgtggtggctgttggagggtagggagtctctcagtggagctgggctgggttgtgCGGTGGGGGTAGCAGGGGAGGAAGTTGTacagggggtggagctggggtgtggtggctgttggagggtagggagtctctcagtggagctgggctgggttgtgTGGTGGGGGTAGCAGGGAAGGAAGTTGTAcagtgagtggggctggggtgtggtggctgttggagggtagggagtctctcagtggagctgggctgggttgtgCGGTGGGGGTAGCAGGGAAGGAAGTTGTAcagtgagtggggctggggtgtggtggctgttggagggtagggagtctctcagtggagctgggctgggttgtgCGGTGGGGGTAGCAGGGGAGGAAGTTGTacagggggtggagctggggtgtggtggctgttggagggtagggagtctctcagtggagctgggctgggttgtgTGGTGGGGGTAGCAGGGGAGGAAGTTGTAcagtgagtggggctggggtgtggtggctgttggagggtagggagtctctcagtggagctgggctgggttgtgTGGTGGGGGTAGCAGGGGAGGAAGTTGTacagggggtggagctggggtgtggtggctgttggagggtagggagtctctcagtggagctgggctgggttgtgTGGTGGGGGTAGCAGGGAAGGAAGTTGTAcagtgagtggggctggggtgtggtggctgttggagggtagggagtctctcagtggagctgggctgggttgtgCGGTGGGTGTAGCAGGGGAGGAAGTTGTAcagtgagtggggctggggtgtggtggctgttggagggtagggagtctctcagtggagctgggctgggttgtgTGGTGGGTGTAGCAGGGAAGGAAGTTGTAcagtgagtggggctggggtgtggtggctgttggagggtagggagtctctcagtggagctgggctgggttgtgTGGTGGGTGTAGCAGGGAAGGAAGTTGTAcagtgagtggggctggggtgtggtggctgttggagggtagggagtctctcagtggagctgggctgggttgtgCGGTGGGGGTAGCAGGGGAGGAAGTTGTAcagtgagtggggctggggtgtggtggctgttggagggtagggagtctctcagtggagctgggctgggttgtgTGGTGGGGGTAGCAGGGGAGGAAGTTGTAcagtgagtggggctggggtgtggtggctgttggagggtagggagtctctcagtggagctgggctgggttgtgCGGTGGGTGTAGCAGGGGAGGAAGTTGTAcagtgagtggggctggggtgtggtggctgttggagggtagggagtctctcagtggagctgggctgggttgtgCGGTGGGTGTAGCAGGGGAGGAAGTTGTAcagtgagtggggctggggtgtggtggctgttggagggtagggagtctctcagtggagctgggctgggttgtgTGGTGGGGGTAGCAGGGGAGGAAGTTGTacagggggtggagctggggtgtggtggctgttggagggtagggagtctctcagtggagctgggctgggttgtgCGGTGGGTGTAGCAGGGGAGGAAGTTGTAcagtgagtggggctggggtgtggtggctgttggagggtagggagtctctcagtggagctgggctgggttgtgTGGTGGGGGTAGCAGGGAAGGAAGTTGTacagggggtggagctggggtgtggtggctgttggagggtagggagtctctcagtggagctgggctgggttgtgTGGTGGGGGTAGCAGGGGAGGAAGTTGTacagggggtggagctggggtgtggtggctgttggagggtagggagtctctcagtggagctgggctgggttgtgCGGTGGGGGTAACAGGGGAGGAAGTTGTAcagtgagtggggctggggtgtggtggctgttggagggtagggagtcTCTCAGTGGAGCTGGGCCGGGTTGTGTGGTGGGGGTAGCAGGGGAGGAAGTTGTacagggggtggagctggggtgtggtggctgttggagggtagggagtctctcagtggagctgggctgggttgtgCGGTGGGTGTAGCAGGGGAGGAAGTTGTAcagtgagtggggctggggtgtggtggctgttggagggtagggagtctctcagtggagctgggctgggttgtgCGGTGGGTGTAGCAGGGGAGGAAGTTGTAcagtgagtggggctggggtgtggtggctgttggagggtagggagtctctcagtggagctgggctgggttgtgTGGTGGGGGTAGCAGGGGAGGAAGTTGTAcagtgagtggggctggggtgtggtggctgttggagggtagggagtcTCTCAGTGGAGCTGGGCCGGGTTGTGCGGTGGGTGTAGCggaggaaggggtgtgggggttgAGCCTGGGGCTGTAGCCCTGAGGTGTCTGTGCCCTGTGTAGCCTAGGTCGTCGTGAGGATACAGGtcctgggggcggggccgagtGTAGCCGAGGCTgtgcgcgggggcggggggggggcgaggccCGTGTCGGCtggaggcggggcagggcctcgCGAGCGAGCCCTTATCGGGTACAGCCAGTCCCGCAGCAGCGGCCTCGGGAGTGGGCGTGTCATAGGGGCGGGGTCTGAATTCAGCCCGCCCGAGCGGCTCCGCCATAGGCGGGCTGTCCCGCGTGGGGGTTGCTATGGAGACGAGTCGCTAGGCGCCGGGTGTGTGGGAGCCGAGCTCAGACCGAGCCGGGAGCCCCGGAGCGAGAGGCCGGGAGGCACCGGGGGCCGCGCAGCGGCAGGGCCGGCACCACGCGGGGGGGAGGCCGATCCCGGGTAGGGGCAGGGTGCTAGCCCCGGGAGGGCGATCCAGGGGGTACCGGCCCGGCCCTGGCTGGGGGATCCCGGGGGCTTTGGTCCTGGTCCCGGGAGGCTGATCCGGGGGCACCGGCCCCATAGCCGGGGGGCTGTTGGGGggccctgctcccggccctgGCAGGAGGAGGCAAGGGGGAGCCAGCCCCATCCCTGGCACGGGGCACCCAAGGGGGGCACATGTCCTAGTCTCGGGGGAGGCGATCCAGAGGCACCAGTCCCAGCCCTGGCCGGAGGGGAGCAAGGGGGCACCAGTCCCAGCGCCAGGAGGCTGGTCGGTCCCATCCCTGACCGGGGAGGGGGCACTGGTCTTAGTCCCAGGAGGCCAATCCGGGGTGCACCAGGTTAGCTGGTTGTCATGTTCCCTGTGGGCTGCCCCGCTGGAGGCGGTGGCTCTCGTTATCCCAGCAGCCCTTGGCCATGAGAATGGGCAGCGCAGGGTCCTCAGGCAGGGAGGAGCGGCTGCCATCGGGAGCGGAGGAGCAGCTGAGTGGTGGGGATCAGACACTGGAGCTGACCGGGCGGCACCTGAAGCGGCTGCCAGGCCCAGTGTGTGCCCTGGGCAGCCTGCAGAAGCTCTACATCAGTGGCACGGGGTTGCGTGAGCTGCCTGAGGAAATCGAGGGACTGCGGGAGCTGCGCATCCTGGCACTGGACTTCAACAAGCTGGAGGAGGTGCCTGAGGCACTATGCCGCCTGCCCCGTCTCACCCGCCTCTACCTGGGCAGCAACCGCCTCTTTGGCCTCCCTGCAGAATTTGCCCAGCTCCAGACTCTGCGCTGCTTGTGGATTGAGAACAACTACCTGTACCATTTCCCTCGGGCCTTGCTCCAGATGCCTGCACTGCAGTCCTTGCAGATGGGTGACAATCGACTCCGGGCACTGCCAGGCAGCCTGCCGCGTATGACCGGCCTCCGGGGGCTATGGCTTTATGGGAATCGCTTTGAGGAGttcccacagcccctgctccgcATGGCCCAGCTCCATATCCTTGACCTGGACCGCAACAAGATCATCGACTTCCCAGACCTGGCCCACCTAAAAGGGTTACGGCTCTTTTCCTATGACCATAATCCAGTTAAAGCACCACCCTGTGTGGCTGACACTGTCACCCTTGTGGGCGATGGGGCCCAGGAgctgatggaggccagggaggaACGTCTCCAGAGCCTGCGGGAGCAGGAGGAGCAGGATGAACAGGAGGAGAATGGCTCAGAAGCCATGCAGGGCACCCTGAGGAACGACTCCTCTCTGCTGGAGGATGCTGAAGGCAGTTTCTCTGCCCTGGAATGCTCCCCAGAAGAAACATGAGAATGGGTACTACAACAACATGGTTGCTGCTCAGAAAATCTGGTGGACATTGTTGGGCTGGTATATCCGCTTCTGCGGTGCAAGGCGTTTGCATGGACCATCTCTGGCCATGGAGGGCCACAGTCTCCCAACTAGGGTCATGGGCAACTACCAGTCCAGGGAGTCACTATCTTCTTGCACGAGACAGGAAAACCATGAATCAAAGGGATCACCGTCTCCCTGCTGGGACCACAGACCACAAAGGGGAGTATCATCTatctgcagaagtgctgggcaGTCACTGCACCCCTGAGACATCCTGCATAACCACAGGACGTGGGGGTTGGCAGGGGAAACCACAATGCTGTTGTGTTGGATAATCCCATTGGACCAGCTCTGTAGGAGGATGGTCCCTGTTTGAGATGGGCATTGATAAGAGTTGGCCTTCTCAGAACATCCAGCTTGTGGTGGAAGCCTGGAATTGAAAGGACTTTAATGTGACAATCTATGGCTGTTTGGTTAGGTATCTCTGAGTGATCTCTGCTACTTGCCATCCGGCCCATTGCCACGGGACTCAGAAGCAAGACAGGAAAAAGCCATGCTGTTTggtttggtggggttttttcatTCCCTTGGACTCCGCGCCCTGGAGGGCTACATGGTTCGAGCATGAACAGAAAAGCTTCTCACATCCTAGAGATTCCTATTCTGCTACTGGAATTAGACTCACAGAGAGAAACATCTCCCAAGCTGCTCCTTCCAGCTGTCAGCTTTGAAAAGAAGCTGATAGGAAAGCCTTGTTTGTGTGCAGCACTCGCTCTCTGGCCTGGAAAGGGTTTTTGCCTCCGCTCTTTGTATGGTGGGAAAAGGAGCCCTGTGCGCTGCTTTGCAGGCTGCCTGGACTTTCCATTCCCTTAAATGGGCACAGAAGCAAAAGCTGGTGTGAACTGGGCCACCAGGACTGTGTGCGtctggggcagtggggtggcagcagcaggactCTCTCCgactctctctttccccctggGGGTGGCAGGCTCATTCTCCCATTCCCCCGCGGGCTAGATTTGTACCAAATCTAAGCAATAAAAAGTAGAAAACTGAGAAAATCTGGTAGTGAGAGGAAGAGGCTCCCAGGCTGATTCTCAGGGAGGCTGCTGCCAGGATGGTTTATTTGGAAAGAGTATGTAAACAGAATCATATGGTCTGGGGAAAGGGAACTGGGTTCTCAAGCATCTgtgttatttttaacattttgggGAATCCTGTTTCCTCTCTCTGCCCGTCTCTGAACTGTACGGTCTTTTTTGCACTCTTCCTCgctctcctccatccctcccctgctgctgtcaTTTGTGACTCCCTCTGCAGTGCAACTCCTCCCTCACTGGGAACTAGGTCCATTCTCCTTCCCTCCTTTCCATACCTCTCTCTGAGCTCCCCTCCATAGCGCTCTCCCCTCCTCtcttcatctcctcccctccactcctccctgggctgtgttCACTCTCAGCCCAGCTTCAATCTCAGTAACTTTATTGGCATGGCAAAGTATACCAGTATTGCCAAAGTTAATACACTTTGTCAAGTCTCTGTGCCTTGGTCAGGGTTTTAGAGGATTAACTGGGTTTTATACCATGTGCCCACTATGATCTTTTGTGGATTTGCTGGCTGGGGGCCAGGTAGCATTAAGACATTTCCACTGTCTTTTTCCTTTCACTCAAAGTTATGTCATTTTTCTTCTTTACTTTTCTGCAAAGAGTCTTGCTAGTTCTGATCACTTGGAAAagtctcctcctcttcttttggATCTCATGCAGCAGAATAAAAAGTGCCTGTCagtttcagtctctcctgtcacATTGGGGTACAAAATTGCCCATCCTTGGGTTTCTAGTGGAAAGTGTCCTGGTTTCCATTTTTGCTTTGGGATCACTGTTTCAATACTTGGTGAGAGCACAGCTCTGTTTTACACAGTGCCCTGTAGATAGGAGGTCTGCTAGTGAGAAGGGAGCTAGAACAATCTAGCTGCTTGTGTTGATGATGTTCTCTAATTCCAGTAGCCAACatacttttcttttttggggCTTTGTGCAGTGTCTGGAAGAAGGTGGGAAGATGTTACCTGTGTAAGAGTGGAGGGTGATTTTAGCAGTGCTTCTGTTCCCTCCAGTGCAGCCTGAGTGCCAATTGCTGTACTCCACACTCCCCACCCATAAAGATCTAGCAGTAGATTTATCCGCGGGTTGAAGGTAGCCGGAGGATTTTAAAGGTCTGTAGCACAGCCTGTAGCCAGCTGAGCCCTTCCTGCTGCATGACTATGAGGCCAAGGTGTGGCTTGTTCAGGTGGgttctgtgtgtgtctgcacaGTAACATTTTAATTTGCTTTGGGGCTTTAAGCCCATGATTTTTGGTCTTTTCTAGGCTGAGCTGACAGGGCCTGTGTGCTGTTGTAGCAGGTGTCTCTGTAGCAGGTTCAGGTGCCTTGGGTGGGGATTAATCAGCCCAGTACTGATAACAGGAACAGTATGACTCATGTCTCTCAGAACTGCTCTGTCCCTGTCTGCGTCATTTTTGCTCTGGGGGCTGAATTGGTCTGTGTGACTAGGGGAGGCTCAAACTGCATAGTCTTGGTCCTGGAGCTGGCCCATCTGCACCTGAAAACCAAGTCCTCACTCTCTGTTGTTCTGTCTGAGCTGTGGGGTATCTCTTTCTGAGCCGTGCTCCCTCTGTCTCTATTTCAGCTGTgtcctctctctcttgctctctcccaCCTCATTTGAAAAGCCCTTGTGGAACCTGAGGATATGCCATCCCAGCTGCAATGGGCCACGAAGTGATGAGTAGAGAGGCTGGAAGGTCAGGCCAAGGGGCAAACACGGGAGGTGAGAGAGACTGACTCAGgtggctgttgggaaaacaaaTTCTAATTGTGCTATCGAAATGACAGCGAGTGGAGGGGGAAAGAATGTCTCCTGACAGTTACAGCCCGTAGTGCTTCCCTGGCCCTTGTATTTCAGAGATCCAGAGTCCTGCTGCCCCTGTCTCTGTGAGTTAGGGGTATACAGCATGTTATCCCCATAGCACTCCGCACTGATCTCCTCTCTGAGcccactgctgctgcctgccctggctaGCTCTGTGCACTGGGGCATGCCTGCCTGAGGCTTAGCGCACACATGAGTTTATTAAGCTGGGTACACTGAGGCTAAACTGCTGCCTGGGAAGGGCCTTTTATTGCTGATTGTCCAGACTCCCTTGAAATTGGTGGTGGGGATTCCTATACCTCTTAGAGGTGTTTTGTTTACCAAGATCAGGAATGTTGCTTAACTGGAGTAGTTAATTCattcccctcttcctcctgttTTGAGTCATTTCTCTGCTCTCCTTCTCTTGATCAGCTTCAAGTGGTTTTATTAGGCTTCTTAAGGGAACAATTTCAAATGATTTCCTTTGCTGTTTCTTATAGTAACATCCGGAGTCAGCAAGAGGCTGCCAGGTCAGGGGCGGGGATTGAGAAGCAAGTTATCTCAGTCCCGCCCCCTCTGCTGGAGCGGGACATTGAACTGGCCGCAGTTGCTGAGTCAGCCCAGGAATCTGACTGTGTGGTATGTGTGGCAAGAATGCAGGTACCCACAGGAACACTGCTTGTGCTAAAGGCTGACTGGCCCTGGTTATCTTAATCCGCAGCCTCACTGAGCATGAAGTCTAAATCCTACTGCCCATTTGTGAAGGTGGAGTGAATTTCTACTGTCCTGCTCCAGCCAGGATGAGGGAAGGTCTCTTAGTCTTCCGAAGACCGGATCAGAGCAGTGAGTCCATCTCATCTGGTATTTCACTTCCTTGAGGCATTAGAGCAGATCAATGATCAGCTGGGCCAATATCTGTCCTCCTTGTTATAGTATAATAGACCCGTGGTCTGTCTAGTCTGGTATCCTGCCTCTGGCAGTAGCCAGTATGCTCCCCCGCATAATACATTGAATTGTGCAATACCATAGCAAGGTGATAGGGGGCAATAATGTTTCCTGATCCCAGATGGTGATCAGCTTTCACTGAAGCATAAGAACCTGTGGATCCCACTGAGTTCTTTTCCCCCATAacatcctgcagcagtgagtttcCCAAGTTACTTGTCGGAACAGCGTGTGTCTGTGGACCAGTCCAAAGACTTCAGACCAAAGGTTTAcatttttgattttaaaaacagtCAGAGTTGCAAGACAttttaagtagagctggtcaaaaaatgttcAGATGAGAGACAGTTTTCTCAAAACTCTCTGCGGGAGCATAGGGACTTTGACAAAATGTTGTTACGAAATAAAAATGGAACTGAAGGGTTGGGAAAAGGTCAAAGTGGAAcgttttggtttttcattttgaaataactttatttagaaatgtattttgttttttatcagtaacatataaacttttaaaaaagtcaaaatctgaacgaaatgttttgtttgacctgaaactaaattgttttgaaaatttcatttcatgggaaatttcaccGTTTTCTGTGTCCATGCTGGTGTGGCGCAAACCCAGgttttgaaatgttggaatttcctgcAGAAAAAAAAGGCTGCGTTTCAAGCGGCTCTGATTGTAACCAATAAGACTGCAGTATGCAAATGAACTACAGTCAAGTGTATGGAGGGATACGGAATGTTTGTGAGTTGTGAAGTTCCAGAATTGTGTCGCGATCTGGGAGGCCATTGTCTAGGGTTTCATCCAGGGTTGGCTTTGTTGTCTATGTATCAGGTGTGACACAGCTCTGCTGCCCGGTATCATAAGTTCACATTCCAGCTGGGTTGACTTAGCTTTTTtactgagagagagaaactgagcgCCAGGCTTTAACCGGAGTGGTCCAGTCTGCTCTGTTTGGACATTAAAGTGCTCCCAGGCACTTTTATAAGATTAGGATTTTGCCCCTGCTCTCTGGTGTTCTAGCACAGTGGTGCTCAACCATTGATATGTGTACCCCCTGAGTgaatgcagaggtcttccaggggtacatcaacttctctaaatatttgcctagttttacagtaagctacataaaaagcac comes from Lepidochelys kempii isolate rLepKem1 chromosome 6, rLepKem1.hap2, whole genome shotgun sequence and encodes:
- the LRRC10B gene encoding leucine-rich repeat-containing protein 10B, whose product is MRMGSAGSSGREERLPSGAEEQLSGGDQTLELTGRHLKRLPGPVCALGSLQKLYISGTGLRELPEEIEGLRELRILALDFNKLEEVPEALCRLPRLTRLYLGSNRLFGLPAEFAQLQTLRCLWIENNYLYHFPRALLQMPALQSLQMGDNRLRALPGSLPRMTGLRGLWLYGNRFEEFPQPLLRMAQLHILDLDRNKIIDFPDLAHLKGLRLFSYDHNPVKAPPCVADTVTLVGDGAQELMEAREERLQSLREQEEQDEQEENGSEAMQGTLRNDSSLLEDAEGSFSALECSPEET